Proteins found in one Coleofasciculaceae cyanobacterium genomic segment:
- a CDS encoding tetratricopeptide repeat protein, whose product MPTSKRDLLNSVPKVTNSKKIMHVPGSVVGNRYQIIQELGRLEKGKTYLAKDLQTTVDPRCVVERLSPNCDNEANWQIIQQHLENEVAVLKRIGDHPQIPQFYNYFVDERQFYLVREYIDGDNLEQEVTRKIFDEADVIYLIQDVLRILDFIHKTNVIHRDIQPIHLIRRKQDNTFVLIDFAAIGEIESTKINLQGELIFDNSLDNWSYIAPEQKTGKSHFNSDIYALARTAIYAVTGRSPQELEQTNLNWQQQCQISLKLEAILLKMMSPVVEQRYGSALEVLYDLRPLLKIRQVVGGRYLITRYLGGDGEIETYLADNLHRQYQSPCLLKQIELPQADGGGKVKIERHFAEELSVLERLGYHEQIPQLWDHFQENDEFYLVQEYIRGDNLAQKIAQNNISTSQIIQILVSALSILRFIHQNRIIHRNIKPSNLIIRDQDGQIILTDFGILADIKALPNTRGYSQNQNKQNYWSPEQIAGRPTITSDIYALGMTVIEALTKAKPVTLSRKEQTGELVWSQNIDLDRRLIKIINKMVQLDLGRRYQSAEKILHDLQRINNYNSLSRLQPVTFQAKQRTFATKISILPILVGLLGIGCLLGSIEFAFPTVRPVYYWYQGKKLLPEQPQTALNSFIKAIDLKPQSWLAWSGRGDALYVLERYPQALEAYVEATKLNPNKAEIWQKQGNTLYRLERFTEAIAAYNRALELEPENASLYNLKGKALYQLQQYQAALTMQKAALEIDRLDAQFLSDRAQNLVQLGEYYDALTVFNRVQAIEPLNLKLWQNKFLVLKALNRPQEAERVQREVNNNYIQLLQQQPRNKQHWLEQGDFFTAAGMNQKALESYNQAIELKPNMYEAWLAKGKTLTLLGQDQAALNALDKALQIRSQSYLALQAKGSVYQNQSNLTEAIANYDRAIEINPNYAPLWRDQGLALNQQTKYIQAIESLTTASNLTPYDASTWQGLAEAWSAMDQNQKALSAINRAIELRPQNSRFWSQKGLIYSINGQYNEACDTYRQSRQATADSSAIINSMMELGCRMD is encoded by the coding sequence ATGCCTACTTCCAAGCGGGATCTACTTAATTCTGTCCCCAAAGTTACTAACTCTAAAAAAATAATGCACGTTCCTGGCTCAGTTGTTGGTAATCGCTATCAAATTATTCAAGAGTTAGGTAGGTTAGAAAAAGGGAAAACCTACCTGGCAAAAGATTTGCAGACTACGGTCGATCCTAGATGCGTGGTGGAGCGGTTAAGTCCTAACTGTGATAATGAGGCAAATTGGCAGATAATTCAACAGCATCTGGAAAATGAAGTAGCGGTATTAAAGAGAATAGGAGATCATCCACAAATTCCCCAGTTTTACAATTATTTTGTTGACGAGCGACAATTTTATTTGGTTCGTGAATATATTGATGGGGATAATTTAGAGCAGGAAGTTACCCGTAAAATATTTGATGAAGCAGATGTAATTTACTTAATTCAAGATGTTCTGAGAATCCTCGATTTTATTCACAAAACAAATGTGATTCATCGCGATATTCAACCAATTCACTTGATTAGGCGCAAGCAAGATAATACATTTGTTTTAATTGATTTTGCTGCTATTGGTGAGATTGAATCGACGAAAATAAATCTGCAAGGTGAGCTGATTTTTGATAATTCTTTGGACAATTGGTCTTACATAGCACCAGAACAGAAAACAGGAAAGTCTCACTTTAATAGTGATATTTATGCTTTGGCTCGAACTGCTATATATGCTGTAACAGGGCGATCGCCACAGGAACTAGAGCAAACCAACCTAAATTGGCAACAGCAGTGTCAAATCAGTCTTAAATTAGAGGCGATTTTACTCAAGATGATGTCACCAGTCGTAGAACAACGCTATGGCTCTGCTTTGGAAGTGCTGTATGATTTGCGACCATTACTTAAAATTAGACAAGTAGTAGGGGGACGTTATTTAATTACTCGCTATTTAGGTGGAGACGGGGAAATTGAAACTTATCTAGCTGATAACCTGCATCGCCAATATCAATCTCCTTGTTTACTCAAGCAAATTGAACTGCCCCAGGCAGATGGTGGTGGCAAAGTCAAAATTGAACGGCATTTTGCTGAAGAACTATCAGTTTTAGAAAGATTAGGATATCATGAGCAAATTCCTCAACTATGGGATCATTTTCAAGAAAACGACGAATTTTATCTGGTTCAAGAATATATTCGCGGCGACAATTTAGCCCAAAAAATAGCGCAGAATAATATATCAACTTCACAAATAATTCAAATTTTAGTCAGTGCTTTGTCTATTTTGAGGTTTATTCATCAAAATCGCATTATTCACCGCAATATCAAGCCTTCTAATCTGATAATTCGTGACCAAGATGGGCAAATAATCTTAACCGACTTTGGTATTTTAGCCGATATCAAGGCTTTGCCTAATACCAGGGGCTATAGCCAGAATCAGAATAAACAAAACTATTGGTCTCCCGAACAAATTGCTGGCAGACCTACTATTACCAGCGATATTTATGCTCTAGGCATGACGGTAATTGAAGCTTTAACTAAAGCCAAACCAGTTACTCTGAGCCGAAAAGAACAGACAGGAGAGCTGGTGTGGAGCCAAAATATTGACCTAGATCGCCGTTTGATTAAAATCATCAACAAAATGGTTCAGCTAGATTTAGGACGGCGTTATCAGTCTGCCGAGAAAATTCTCCACGATCTTCAAAGAATCAATAATTACAATTCTTTGAGTCGCCTGCAACCAGTGACATTTCAGGCCAAGCAAAGGACATTTGCTACTAAAATAAGCATTTTACCGATCTTAGTCGGTTTGTTGGGTATAGGCTGTTTATTAGGCAGCATAGAATTTGCTTTTCCTACAGTTAGACCAGTTTATTATTGGTATCAGGGTAAAAAATTACTACCAGAGCAACCTCAAACTGCGCTTAACTCTTTTATTAAAGCGATTGATTTAAAACCTCAAAGTTGGCTGGCCTGGTCTGGTAGAGGAGATGCTTTGTATGTTCTAGAACGTTATCCTCAAGCTTTAGAAGCATATGTTGAGGCAACAAAGCTAAATCCAAACAAGGCTGAAATTTGGCAAAAACAAGGCAATACTTTATATCGCTTAGAAAGATTTACCGAAGCGATCGCGGCTTATAACCGCGCTTTAGAGTTAGAACCAGAAAATGCCTCGCTTTATAATCTCAAAGGTAAAGCTTTGTATCAACTTCAGCAATACCAGGCTGCTTTAACGATGCAGAAGGCTGCCTTGGAAATAGATCGGCTTGATGCGCAATTTTTGAGCGATCGCGCTCAGAATTTAGTACAGTTAGGAGAATATTATGATGCTCTGACTGTGTTTAACCGAGTTCAGGCAATTGAACCATTAAATTTAAAGCTGTGGCAGAATAAGTTTTTGGTATTAAAAGCGTTAAATCGCCCTCAAGAAGCAGAACGAGTTCAGCGAGAAGTTAATAATAACTATATTCAACTGCTGCAACAGCAACCCCGCAATAAACAGCACTGGCTAGAGCAAGGAGATTTTTTCACCGCTGCTGGAATGAATCAAAAGGCACTTGAGTCTTATAATCAGGCAATTGAGCTAAAGCCGAATATGTATGAAGCTTGGCTAGCCAAAGGAAAAACTTTGACACTGTTAGGTCAAGATCAAGCAGCTTTAAACGCCTTGGATAAAGCTTTACAAATCCGCAGTCAATCTTATTTGGCTCTACAGGCTAAAGGCTCTGTGTATCAAAATCAAAGTAATCTGACCGAGGCGATCGCCAACTACGATCGAGCCATCGAGATTAATCCTAACTATGCTCCTTTGTGGCGCGATCAGGGATTGGCTTTAAATCAACAAACAAAATACATTCAAGCCATTGAATCTCTAACCACGGCTAGTAATCTTACGCCCTATGATGCTAGTACTTGGCAGGGATTAGCGGAAGCCTGGTC